AcgtcaatattttaaaagtataatttttactgtttcaaatgttaaattctcccagagtgggacccccttctctttcatctgagttccccttctcctcataatatggactatatattaaaatggtaatttttactgtttgaaactgtaattttttaagataaaagagtcgttatttactatagtgacagctactaatcacttattttggatattaaattataaattgtggcttttatactttctacattaagttctgtaatatttatatttttgccaccctgatgtccgctttactgtttgaaactgtaaaaattaaccggaatccgagtgaatattactgtttacttttttccgtgcatgaAGCAAAATATAAATCGCGACATGACCaagaaataacaataaaaaatacgcgtcaatttcattttttcgaaaGTGTCAATGAAGACTCCCTAAAATGCTAAGTTTTCTCCGAAGATGAGAAAAGTATTACAAATGTAGTATTTAAGaaacagcaaaaaaaaatcaagaactAATTTAAGacattaattgattttttcattatagtttattaaaatgtttattttattcagttgTTGGATCtaaataatactttaattaatatatctcAATTACTCTgtgtaaatattgttaaaaatataaatgaattatgTAAAATATGCTGcgtcatataaaaatttatattatttaaactaataCCGGgcagtgaaattttattttgaaataaagaaCTTAAATGTATAACGcgtattactaaaaaaaaaaaaaaaattcgacttTCCTACTAAGAagtcattaaaatttcaatttgtttatttaaaagttaataagaaatatgataataaacaaataaaatttccaaaagaattttatgtaaaattatagATATTTTGCTGTAATCCCTGAAAATTTCGTTAAGTTATCTTCAAtagcttttttaaaattaattttttaattaaaagtaccgaaaatttttattgtaaaaaaaaattgttgttaaattcaaaattttcaaaaactgttTTAAGGGATGATTTTTAGGTATGACTACTTtcgataattatattttattaagttttcTATCATCAGGGGAAAAAGGGGGGTCCACTTGACGTGAATTGACTCAGTGGTCATTTTTATAgcagataattaataatttttagaacttttgttgacaaataaataatggcaaaaaaaaattgacatgtagaaattttaaaaaattaaaaatgcaattttttaaaaatcatttaattgttaaataaaattaaaaattggtcaagtgacagctaactttaatatcatcatttttattttttatatttaatctaaaagacatctaacaattttctggatttttttgacaattaaataattataaaataatttttttagaaaatttcaaatataaaattgaaaagttgacatttttaaatgacaTTAATGTTAAcagtcacttgataattttttaattttatttaatgtacaaattttttctgaaaaattattttcaaaaaattgcacttataatattttaaaatgctAGCTTTAATGTCATCTAAATtgattttcatcattttttaatattttttatttattttaagaaaaaaaaattttattgtttaaaaaaaaactccaagtgtcatttttatattttgtgaaaattaattactggtTTTAAATACctaattattttagtaatttctaagaaaaattcttgcatttatttttttttttcacctgataaatttaaatgccAAGAATGTGAGTGCGCAGGCGTCAATTTTTTCAGCAATCTATGGCAAGTCAGCTacgttgtaatttttttgttttttaaaattgaacttgctaattttaatggtttaattgttactttatagtaaatatataataataatatatatttatgtttatagaTATGATTATATGTATAGTGAcgatttgatatttataaaaaaggagTAAGGTGACGTTATTCATAACCTCATTGTTGTCAACACGTGTGTTAATGAAATTGgtcatatttattaaataattaatcaaaaccatttgtttattttttataaattttatttttaaaaaatatttcttttaattaaaactcttCAACTGATAATTTTTCACAACACTGGAATCAACCAACAGCCTTCTGACTttctagtttttatttaacaaatgtgacttttaagaaaatatttacaaaataaatgaactatattaacaatttttgatatgtgaaattttatcttattctgaataataataaagttagccgacatttttgatttttttattttacttaatttattaaattataactaaaaaattgcacctatagtttttgaagtttttaacaaatgaaaaaatttttgttttatttttttgtaataattttttaataaaaaaattcataaaaatttttagatgtcggctaactttattttcataattttagtaataatttatttattaaaaacaatataaaacTTGTCAGATATCTGttcattttaatatcatatttatttttatgacatttttaagtaaaattaataaattaagatatttactaattatcaattaattttttacagattattaattaaaagaaaatggAAACTGAATCCTTACCAACAACATATACATGCATAACATGTCGAGTAGCATTCAAGGATCCAGAAATCCAACGTCAGCACTACAAGACTGATTGGCATCGCTACAATTTAAAGCGTAAAGTTGCAGAGTTACCTCCAGTTACTGCTGAAAATTTCCAGACAAAGGtgaattatcaaaaaacacctgactatttttttattttacttagcAAATAAtttagtcttaaaaaattacttaaaaaaaattgcatttatagtttctttagatttctccaagtgggattttttttttcataatttatttaattaaaaaattaaaagtattttaaaataatttttttaaatttaatcattataaGTAATTTCCCAGCGGgcatttattatcaaaaaacacttgaccattttttgattttattaaaaaagtaatttagtcttagaaaattatttctaaaacattgcatttatttattagagtaACTATtgtcattttcatttatttttgttttatatgtTAACCCTTATGTTAATAACCAACTTTACAgtttaagattatttaaaaaaaaaattaattaattaaatgcacTCACAACTAACTTTCTTTTGAGTTAAAAAACAACGATTCGAGAGCTTaagataaaatattgaattttctttaaGTTATTCAGATAAATACACTGCGGTGAGTACCCGGGTACCCGGTTATTAACataaagtttaaatatttgtattaactaaaaattatttttttgatttttattttgccTGATGAAGCTGAAATAAATCAGCGAAACGTTgcaattcttataatttaatcTCTTCATTTATTGTCCAAATTCCCAAGATCAAGttattagtagatttcatagaaatctaactattgcattggtcctcatgacggaacttttgaaaaattttgctatatttcgactcagctcgtcaagcgaattcagaaaatgcatatggttcaaaagtttatatatgtatgtatttatatatatatatatatatatatatatatatatatatatatatatatatatatgctatatatatatatatatatatatttatatatatatatgggatataacgcggcttgtcaggacgatagcgtcgccaatttacaacggatctctaccaaactcaacatacttattctacagataaataccaaagtcaagttcgaagatgagcttaatcggtcaagtaatttagaaataccaggatttcaaaattttgaaaatcacaaaaattcatatttcttcactttcgaactcgaataacttttgaatgggataacttattgcaattctgtaaattgcatccgaaagctctttaaataagctttaatgtGAGTACCATgtcatatgtgtagtctcaaaattatgCCCCATTCCCctatgccaattatgaaatttgctattgcactggttttagtatttgtccgtcgatatatatttttgtcgatTGCATATAAGTTAAAAGCCCTAGTTCTGTATACAATcttcgttatatttttttctattcatgatgaaatctacttccatttcggctgccgaatggccttttttttaaatattgcatttatagtttcttttaatttctccatgtcgaatttatttatttaaaaaaattaaaagtattataaaataatttttgttaatttaatgattataGGTAATTGCCCAGCGGGTGGAGGACGCTGCGATTTCAGAGCAAGCAAACTGTAAAGCTTGTCACAAGACATTCAACACCACTAACCAGTACGAGAATCACTTGATGTCCAAGAAGCACAAGGAAAAATCTTTAAAGAATGACAATCTTCCACGCGATGATTCAGAGTATGTAAAACCCGTATCTCCGAAGTCTGCTAACAAATCATTGAATTCTCCAGAAAAGGATGACGAGATAGCATCTTCCCTCAACGTTGAAGTGGACTCAGACGTCGAGTCCATGGACTCCGACGATTGGAACGAAGACACCGAGAACCCGGTGAAGAACAACTGCTGTCTGTTCTGCAAGCATCACAGTAAGTCGATTATAAAAAACCTGAAGCACATGAACGAGTCCCACGGGTTCTTCATACCTGACCCGGAGTACTGCATCGACGTCAGAGGGCTGCTGGCTTACTTAGGCGAGAAAATTTTCGCCGGGTACATGTGCATCTGGTGCAACGATCGCGGGCGAGCTTTCCAGAGCGCAGAGGCTGCTCGTGGACACATGCTGGACAAGAGCCACTGCAAGATGCTCCACGAGGGAGAGGCCCTCGCTGAATACTCGGACTGGTATGACTACTCTTCAAGTTACCCAGATGCAGAAGACCATGACCCGGATGATGATGTTGAAGACGTTCCTGACTATGATGACACTGACTACCAGCTGGTCTTGCCCTCAGGCAATGTCATTGGACACCGATCACTCATGAGATACTACAAGCAGAACTTGGACCCCAACCGCCAGCTCGCTATTCCCAAGAACGAAAAACTGAGACGCGTTTTGTGTCAGTATCGCGCTATTGGATGGTCCGAGACCCAGAAGGTTGAGGTCGCTAAGAAAATCAGAGATATCAGATTCATGCAGCGGGTTCAGTCCAAGTACGAGATGAAGTTGAAGGTCAAGGCTAATAAATTCCAGCCGCATTTCCGTCAacaagttaattattaaaattgttggaaaaatttttatattcattggTCAGTCTGTacttttaattcttttaattggatactttttttgaataaaaattttgctaatatcaatttatcgttcagtaatttatttatttatccttTAAcaggtgaatttttttaaaaatagtcgattaaatttaaatcgtttataattactgattaatttttgaaatattttacaatagcaatgaataaatgaaaattaagaaatacactttatgaatatttttataaaatagtgaaacaaaataaactaaaatatttaataaaaaaacaatacagAATTCAACAGaaatctaacaattttttagatttgtaTAACAATTACAttatagtgaaaaaatttagcaaaaaatccacttgtagaaattaaaaattccagCCGCATTTCTGTCAacaagttaattattaaaattgttggaaaaatttttatataaaatggtCAATGTGTAATCAATTGATtgttaagtaatttatttacaggtaaattaaaaaaaaatagtatattaaatttaaatcgtcAATCTATCAAAATGTGCGTGGTCTCAATACGAAGCTCAATCAGGTCTTCATTGAATCTTCTGTGGTTTTCTTCAGCATGGTTTTATGCCCAAACGCTCAACAGTAACtaatttgatatatttcaCTCAGCTTGCTAATGAGACTCTTGCTGCTAGAGAACAACTTGATGTATTTTGTGCAGATTTTGCTAAAGCATTTGATAAAGTAGACAAAGGAATATTACTTGATAGACTGCGTGCGCTAGGACTAACTACTCACCTTATGTGCTTATTAACTTCATACCTAGTCAGCaggaaaaatattgtatactATATGGGACATCGATCTAAGCCCTATATTTCTACCTCAGGAGTACCTCAAGGATCAAACCTTGGTCCTCTCTTGTTTCTTGTCTTTATCAATGATCTAGCACAACATACTTCTtgtttctttgatttatttgcgGATGATTCAAAGCTTTATATGAGAATACGCAATGTATATGATTGCGCATTTCTACAGCGTAACATTGAATACTTGGTTCAGTGGTGTGGAGACAATAAGCTGAAACTCAATGCTGATAAATGCAtcattttaacaatcactCGAAATCAAAATCCTATTACTTTTAACTATAACATGTctggtaaaattttaaatgaaagtaCATCAGTCAAAATACTTGGAGTAACGTTTGACAGTAAACTTACTTTTGCTATGCACATCAACAACATTATATCAGAAGCATGGAAAACCCTAGGGTTCATTActcgaatttcaaaaaattttaataatctttaTGCCATTAGAATATTGTATAATACCTTTGTTAGACCGAAACTCGAGTATGCTTCATTGGTATGGTCTCCCACTCAGTCAGGACAGTCCACTAAAATTGAGAGAGTTCAaagaagatttttaaaatttttaatttggaaaaacTGGACATTATCCAGCTCGGGGAATCGCAAATCTAACGCTCTGTAATGAGTGCGAATATCTTACTCTTGAAGAAAGACGAGTATGTACAGAATTCTCCTTTGCAACTAAACTGTTCAATAACTTGGTAGACTGTCCTCAACTACTATCATTGTTTAAATTTAGGATACCAGTCTTAGGTATAAGAAGTCAAGTACCAATGTATATACCTATTGCTAAATCTAACTTATCTCAGGCAGCGCCGATCTATCGCATCT
The sequence above is drawn from the Cotesia glomerata isolate CgM1 linkage group LG4, MPM_Cglom_v2.3, whole genome shotgun sequence genome and encodes:
- the LOC123262605 gene encoding zinc finger protein 622, translating into METESLPTTYTCITCRVAFKDPEIQRQHYKTDWHRYNLKRKVAELPPVTAENFQTKVIAQRVEDAAISEQANCKACHKTFNTTNQYENHLMSKKHKEKSLKNDNLPRDDSEYVKPVSPKSANKSLNSPEKDDEIASSLNVEVDSDVESMDSDDWNEDTENPVKNNCCLFCKHHSKSIIKNLKHMNESHGFFIPDPEYCIDVRGLLAYLGEKIFAGYMCIWCNDRGRAFQSAEAARGHMLDKSHCKMLHEGEALAEYSDWYDYSSSYPDAEDHDPDDDVEDVPDYDDTDYQLVLPSGNVIGHRSLMRYYKQNLDPNRQLAIPKNEKLRRVLCQYRAIGWSETQKVEVAKKIRDIRFMQRVQSKYEMKLKVKANKFQPHFRQQVNY